From the genome of Mucispirillum schaedleri ASF457:
CTACACCAATTCAGGGCAGTAATACTCAAAATAATATGCAGAATAATAGTAATACTAAACCAAATAATAATCAAAATACTCAGCAAACTGACAGTGTTAAGAATGTGCCTGAGCCATATACCCCTCAGCATTAAGTTTTATAGCTGCTGAAAATCAAATTGTTTCAGCAGCTTTTTTAATTGAATTATTTTTATTTTTATAGTATAAGTCCTTGTAGTTTTATCAAAAATATTCAGGGTTATTTGTGAGTAAATTCAGCTTGTATTTATTAAAATTATTTTTGAAAAATTTAGCTGTTGTATCTTTATTTGTTATGATACTTCTGTGGCTTTCTTCTGCTTATGGAAACCTTAATATATTAGACGGATATGACTATTCTGCTGTTGATTTTATTGTGGTAGGGATATACAGTACGATTTTGGGAATTAATCCTATTATACCGATAATTATTTCTGTAAGTATTATTGTTACAATGATAATACTCATGCGTAGTAATGAGCTGCTTGCATATATGGTTATAGGCGGCTCTCTTGCAAGGCTTTCTATTCCCCTTGTTTTAATAGGTGTAGTTATAAGCTCTTTTATGTTGTTTATGGACTATAAGGCTGTTCCAGAAGTACGTGAAGTCCGTGAAAATATGTTAAAAACTATGCGTGATATGCCTGTATCAAATAATGCCAGTGGCTTTTATGATACATGGTTTTTAGATAAAAATCAGGTTATTACCCATATATCTCTTGTTTCTATATCAGAAAAAACTATCTATGGTGTTGATGAATATATATTAGATAAAAATGGCAGAATATCTAATATTAATAAAACAGAAAAACTTGTAAAAGAAGATGATAAGTGGGTTGCATATAATACTCAGCAGATGAGTATATTAAGCAATCCGCCTGAAATTAAACATATTGATAGAAATGTATTAAATGATGATTCGTGGGACAGGCTTATATCTATATCTACCAGTGATATTCGTGCATATACACCTACTGAGTTATATACATTAATACAGCTTTTCAGAGAAAAGGGTATAAATACTGATACATTAGAGCTTAATTTATACTATAAATTTGCCTATGCAGTTTCTGTTATAGTTTTGATTATTTTGCTTTATCCTATATCTATTAATTTTTCAAGAAATTATTCTATTGTAAAAAATGCGTCTCTTACATTTTCAATTTCACTTGTATTTATATTAGTGCAGCACAGCAGCCGCTCACTTGGTTCAAGTGGGATTATACCCCCAATTGCTGCAACATTTGGACCTATTATCATATTTTTATGTATTGGAATATTTCTAATATATTATAGAAGTCTTGCAAAATAAAATATGAAAACTAGAAAACTCTTTTACTTATCAATAAAATATGGTATATAATTTTGGTAATTAAATGGAGGAATAAATGGGGCAAAAGTTAAAGTTTGCAGTTCGTCTTTTAGTTAGTATTTTTTTGCTTGGTATTTTAATATATATTGCAGGTCCTGCACAAATATATAAGGAATTAATAAACAGCAGACTAGATTATAATTTTGCAGGCTTCATTTTAATATTAACAGGCACTTTTGTTGCTGTATACCGCTGGTATATAATTATGAATGAGCTTGATTTTCCTAAAACTCCATTTTTATTTTATTTTAAAAGTTATTTCAGGGGTATATTTTTTAATCAGCTGCTGCCTTCATCTATTGGCGGCGATGCTGTTAAAGTAATAGATACAGCAAAACAGTTAGGATGTAAAAAACGGGAAGCATTTGTTGGTGTATTAATAGACAGAGGGCTTGGTATTGCAGGTATTTTCCTTTTAAACCTTATTTTTAACAATATGGCACAAGGTTTTCTGCCAAAATCAAGCTATTATATATTAAATATAATATCTTTTTCTGGGACAGCAGGTTTTATTGTTTTTATGTTTTTGCATAAAATAGAATATTTAAACAGATTTAAATTTTATCAAGTTATAAGTATTCCATCAAAAGCACTATGGACTGTTATGGCTGGTTTTAAAAAAACTTTTTTGCAGGTAATCTTGTCATTATCTATACATATATTTACTTTTGCAGGTGTATATATGATAGCAAGGGCTTTTGGGGTGGATTTGCCGCTCTATGCTTTTATGGTAATAATGCCGCCTGTAATACTGCTTACAATTATCCCTATTTCGCTTGCAGGCTGGGGTGTTAGAGAAGTCAGTATGGTAAGCCTTTTAAGTTATTCTGGTATTGCTCAGGAAACTGCTTTATCTATATCTATTATTTTTGGATTTACTTATGTAATACAAGGTCTTCTTGGATTATATTTTTTTATAAACAGTAAAAAGGAGATAAATAATGAAAGTTGATACAATGAGATTTGTAGATAAATATTTTGGAGTGCCACTTTGTTTGATTGGCACTGCCATTTTTAAGATTTTTGGACGACCTAAAAAAAATGTTAAGCCTAAAAATATACTTTTTATAGAGCTTTCAGAAATGGGTAGTGCAATACTTGTAGACCCTGCTATGCAGAAAGCAAAAAAGGCTTTTGATGCAGACTTATTTTTCTTAATATTTAAAAAAAATAAACCATCATTACAGCTTTTAAATACGGTAGATGATAAAAATATTTTTACAATCAATGCAGATGGTATCATTTCTCTTATTAAAGATACATGGAAGTTTTTATTTTGGGCGAGAAAAAGAAAAATAGATACTTGTATAGATTTAGAATTATTTTCACGATATTCTGGTCTTTTAGCAGGTTTTGCAGGTGCAGATAACATAGTTGCATTTAATAATTTTCATGGGGAAGGTCTTTATAAAGGCAATATGGTTACTCATAAAGTCATGTATAACAGCCATATACATATATCCAAAAATTTTATAGCTATGGTTAATGCTCTTATGTCTGATAAAAAAGAACTGCCTTATTCTAAAACGAAAATATATGACAGTGAAATAGTGCTTAGAAAAGCAGAAATAAGCGAAGAATTGAAAGAAAAGGTAGCCGCAAAGATACAAAGGATTATACCAGAATATAATGGGGGGGGGAATAAACTTATTTTAATAAACCCTAATGCAAGCGAGCTTTTGCCACAAAGAAGGTGGGACAAGAATAAATATAAAGATTTAATAAATAGAATATTAGAAGAATATAAAGATGTGTATGTATTAATTACTGGTGCTCCTAATGAGAAAAAGGAAGCAGAACAGCTTGCGCATCAGTGCGGGGATAGATGTTTCAGCTTTGCTGGTGCTGTAAAATTTTCAGAATTAATTGGTTTGTATGAATTATCTAAAATTATGATAACAAATGATTCAGGTCCTGCACATTTTGCGGCAGTTACAAGTATGCCAACAATAGTTATATTTGGTCCAGAAACACCAGCATTATACAGCTCCCTTGGTAAAACAAGACCAGTATATGCTAACCTTGCATGCTCTCCGTGTGTTAGTGCTGCAAACCACAGAAAAACTCCATGTAAAGATAATGTATGCCTGCAAATGATTACAGTTGATGAAGTATTTAATGTATTTAAGGAAGAATATAATGGATAAGTCAGTAGTTAAGCTAAATCAGCGGACAATATTAGCGATTTTAATAGTTTTCAGTATTTTACAGGCACTTTATAATGCTCTTTTGCCTATTTATCTTGATGAAGCATATTACTGGGTATGGGCAATGCGTCCAGAATTCAGCTATTATGACCATCCTGGTATGGTTGCCTGGATGATTTATCCATTTACATTTATAGCAAATAATGAGTTTACTATTCGCTTATCTACTGTAATTGCAATGTCTGTTACAGTATGGTATCTCGTGAAAGTCAGTTTAGAAGCATTTCAGAATGATGAAGAAAAAAATACTGCATGGTATGTATTTTTTATTTTTATTGCAAATCCTGCAGTGCATATGGGTTATGTTTTTATTACACCAGATTCACCGCTTATGATGTTCTGGGCAGCTGGTCTTTACTATACATTTATGGCATTAAAATATGGCAAAACTAAGGATTTTATTATATCAGGTTTTCTTGTGGGAGCTATGATGCTTAGTAAGTATGCAGGTATTTTATTTCCTGCTGCTGTATTTTTATATATATTAATATGCAGGCGTGATGTATTAAAAGATTACAGACTTTGGGTTTCGCTTATTATTGCAATACTCTGCCTTTTTCCTATTTTTTACTGGAATTATCAGTATGACTGGATAAGTATAAAGTTTCAGTATGAGCATGGCACAAGTTCTGGTTTTTCATTTGCAGGCTGGGATTTTATTCTTTTTATATTAGGTAGTTTATTTGTTATACCTACACCTGTTTTTGGCTATGTATTTTTAAAATATTTATGGCTTAAAGATTATCTTCATAATAAAGAAGTGTTGTTTTTTATCTTTTTAGCTCTAGTTCCAATGCTTTTCTTTTTTTATAAAGGTTTTTTTAAGAAAATGGAGCTTAACTGGATTATTCCTGCATTTATTTCAAGTATTATATTAATAGGTTATGCTGTTGCAAAGTATAATATGAAAAAAACATTTAAATATGGTATTATTTTTTCATTAGTTTTAGTTGTTATATTAAAACTTGCACCTGTGCTGCCTTTTCCAGCACATTTAAATATTGCTGAAAGGCTTATAGGATATAAAGAAGCTGTAATTCAGTTTGAAAAATATATTAAAGATGATGATTTAATATTCAGCAACCATTTAACTACTGCATCAATGCTTACTTTTTATCTGCCAGAGCATCCATTAACTCATATTAATGTTCCGTCAAGATTTAGTCAGTATACTATATGGGATGAAACTGATGGGATATTTAATTATGATAAAGAAGGGGTATATTTTGGCAAAGATGATGCATATAATTTTTTAAAAGAAAAATACAGCTCTGTCATACCTTTGGAAGTGATAAAAGTAACTCCATATAATGCTTTTGAAAAAACATTTTATGTATACAGATGTATTCCTTAAATTATTTTACATAAAATGAGCCATATTTACTTATTTCTATAATAGATTTATCACTTATATTATTTTTCCAGATAATATGAGTGATATTATCATGAATATCATTATTTTTTATAGAATTAGAACGAGTATGGTAAAAATAGCTGCATTTTTTATTATATTCATTTAAGCACAGGTTAGTAAAGTTGTCTTTTCCTATATTTTTTATTTTTATATAGTTATTTTTGCCACCAAA
Proteins encoded in this window:
- a CDS encoding LptF/LptG family permease, with protein sequence MSKFSLYLLKLFLKNLAVVSLFVMILLWLSSAYGNLNILDGYDYSAVDFIVVGIYSTILGINPIIPIIISVSIIVTMIILMRSNELLAYMVIGGSLARLSIPLVLIGVVISSFMLFMDYKAVPEVREVRENMLKTMRDMPVSNNASGFYDTWFLDKNQVITHISLVSISEKTIYGVDEYILDKNGRISNINKTEKLVKEDDKWVAYNTQQMSILSNPPEIKHIDRNVLNDDSWDRLISISTSDIRAYTPTELYTLIQLFREKGINTDTLELNLYYKFAYAVSVIVLIILLYPISINFSRNYSIVKNASLTFSISLVFILVQHSSRSLGSSGIIPPIAATFGPIIIFLCIGIFLIYYRSLAK
- a CDS encoding lysylphosphatidylglycerol synthase transmembrane domain-containing protein, which encodes MGQKLKFAVRLLVSIFLLGILIYIAGPAQIYKELINSRLDYNFAGFILILTGTFVAVYRWYIIMNELDFPKTPFLFYFKSYFRGIFFNQLLPSSIGGDAVKVIDTAKQLGCKKREAFVGVLIDRGLGIAGIFLLNLIFNNMAQGFLPKSSYYILNIISFSGTAGFIVFMFLHKIEYLNRFKFYQVISIPSKALWTVMAGFKKTFLQVILSLSIHIFTFAGVYMIARAFGVDLPLYAFMVIMPPVILLTIIPISLAGWGVREVSMVSLLSYSGIAQETALSISIIFGFTYVIQGLLGLYFFINSKKEINNES
- a CDS encoding glycosyltransferase family 9 protein codes for the protein MKVDTMRFVDKYFGVPLCLIGTAIFKIFGRPKKNVKPKNILFIELSEMGSAILVDPAMQKAKKAFDADLFFLIFKKNKPSLQLLNTVDDKNIFTINADGIISLIKDTWKFLFWARKRKIDTCIDLELFSRYSGLLAGFAGADNIVAFNNFHGEGLYKGNMVTHKVMYNSHIHISKNFIAMVNALMSDKKELPYSKTKIYDSEIVLRKAEISEELKEKVAAKIQRIIPEYNGGGNKLILINPNASELLPQRRWDKNKYKDLINRILEEYKDVYVLITGAPNEKKEAEQLAHQCGDRCFSFAGAVKFSELIGLYELSKIMITNDSGPAHFAAVTSMPTIVIFGPETPALYSSLGKTRPVYANLACSPCVSAANHRKTPCKDNVCLQMITVDEVFNVFKEEYNG
- a CDS encoding ArnT family glycosyltransferase, translating into MDKSVVKLNQRTILAILIVFSILQALYNALLPIYLDEAYYWVWAMRPEFSYYDHPGMVAWMIYPFTFIANNEFTIRLSTVIAMSVTVWYLVKVSLEAFQNDEEKNTAWYVFFIFIANPAVHMGYVFITPDSPLMMFWAAGLYYTFMALKYGKTKDFIISGFLVGAMMLSKYAGILFPAAVFLYILICRRDVLKDYRLWVSLIIAILCLFPIFYWNYQYDWISIKFQYEHGTSSGFSFAGWDFILFILGSLFVIPTPVFGYVFLKYLWLKDYLHNKEVLFFIFLALVPMLFFFYKGFFKKMELNWIIPAFISSIILIGYAVAKYNMKKTFKYGIIFSLVLVVILKLAPVLPFPAHLNIAERLIGYKEAVIQFEKYIKDDDLIFSNHLTTASMLTFYLPEHPLTHINVPSRFSQYTIWDETDGIFNYDKEGVYFGKDDAYNFLKEKYSSVIPLEVIKVTPYNAFEKTFYVYRCIP